A part of Streptomyces sp. NBC_01497 genomic DNA contains:
- a CDS encoding A24 family peptidase, with the protein MHVTLIAFALLWGAATGSLLPRAVYRLSVEPGEELRAVCPDGHPFPGGAAGWVGRRACALGPDAGTAGTATAATPITPSIPITSALACAALAAATGPRPELFVWLLLVPVAALLAAVDHAVHRLPDPLTLPLAAATPLLLGAAALVPGNAGSWPTALLGGLGLGAGYLVLLLINPRGLGLGDVKLALPLGCALGWYGWPILFAGAFAGFLFGALYGLGLMLLRRAGRKTAIPFGPFMIAGAFAGLLAGGLAA; encoded by the coding sequence GTGCATGTCACGCTGATTGCCTTCGCGCTGCTCTGGGGCGCCGCCACGGGTTCGCTGCTGCCGCGTGCCGTGTACCGGTTGTCTGTCGAGCCCGGGGAGGAGCTGCGGGCGGTGTGTCCCGACGGGCACCCGTTTCCCGGCGGGGCTGCCGGATGGGTCGGCCGCAGAGCCTGCGCTCTCGGCCCGGACGCCGGTACCGCCGGGACGGCCACCGCAGCCACCCCCATTACCCCCAGCATCCCCATCACCTCCGCCCTCGCGTGTGCCGCCCTCGCCGCTGCCACCGGCCCGCGCCCCGAACTCTTCGTCTGGCTCCTGCTCGTGCCCGTCGCGGCCCTGCTCGCCGCCGTCGACCACGCCGTCCACCGGCTGCCGGACCCGCTGACCCTGCCGCTCGCCGCCGCCACCCCGTTGCTCCTGGGCGCCGCCGCCCTCGTCCCCGGGAACGCCGGATCGTGGCCCACCGCGCTGCTCGGCGGACTCGGCCTCGGCGCGGGCTACTTGGTGCTGCTCCTGATCAACCCGCGCGGCCTCGGCCTCGGAGACGTCAAGCTCGCTCTGCCGCTCGGGTGCGCCCTCGGCTGGTACGGCTGGCCGATCCTCTTCGCCGGGGCCTTCGCCGGGTTCCTCTTCGGCGCGCTCTACGGTCTGGGCCTGATGCTGCTGCGCCGGGCCGGACGGAAGACCGCGATCCCGTTCGGCCCGTTCATGATCGCCGGGGCGTTCGCGGGTCTGCTCGCCGGTGGACTCGCCGCATAG
- a CDS encoding DUF5936 domain-containing protein, whose product MALALAALFALSVYGVFHGIRLYRADAKLPADLSVALEVGATRTSAVGSGIDRVGMRYAPAVLRLMGPKRVDALRRRLDSAGNPGGLTVDRYAARRAVFGVLGILAFLALTARGQFPLGIAALIFGLVWTDVIIRAATRKRRSDIERTLPDFLDVLAVVVSAGLGFRQALERVAEKYRGPWSDELRITIRQMDMGVSRREAFDQLRRRNDSEQVSMFVTALQQGEELGAPIVDTLIQIAEDMRRADAQNARRTAARAVPKTTMVVTLVMLPATLVLIAMSFYYGSGVNFGQILGG is encoded by the coding sequence ATCGCACTCGCCCTCGCGGCGCTCTTCGCGCTGTCGGTGTACGGCGTCTTCCACGGCATCCGCCTCTACCGCGCGGACGCCAAGCTCCCGGCCGACCTGAGCGTCGCCCTGGAGGTCGGAGCGACCCGCACCTCGGCCGTCGGCTCGGGCATCGACCGCGTCGGCATGCGGTACGCGCCGGCGGTACTGCGCCTCATGGGCCCCAAACGGGTCGACGCCCTGCGCCGGCGACTCGACAGCGCGGGCAACCCCGGCGGCCTGACCGTCGACCGGTACGCGGCACGCCGCGCGGTGTTCGGGGTACTCGGCATCCTCGCGTTCCTGGCGCTGACGGCGCGCGGACAGTTCCCGCTGGGGATCGCGGCCCTGATCTTCGGACTGGTCTGGACCGACGTCATCATCCGCGCGGCGACCCGCAAGCGCCGCAGCGACATCGAACGGACACTGCCGGACTTCCTCGACGTGCTCGCGGTCGTCGTCTCGGCGGGCCTCGGCTTCCGGCAGGCGCTGGAGCGGGTCGCCGAGAAGTACCGGGGCCCCTGGTCCGACGAACTGCGCATCACCATCCGCCAGATGGACATGGGCGTGTCCCGCAGGGAGGCCTTCGACCAGCTGCGCAGGCGCAACGACAGCGAACAGGTGTCGATGTTCGTCACCGCACTGCAGCAGGGCGAGGAGCTGGGCGCGCCGATCGTGGACACACTGATCCAGATCGCCGAGGACATGCGCCGGGCGGACGCCCAGAACGCACGGCGCACGGCGGCCCGCGCCGTACCGAAGACGACGATGGTCGTCACCCTCGTGATGCTCCCGGCGACGCTCGTCCTGATCGCGATGAGCTTCTACTACGGGTCCGGGGTGAACTTCGGCCAAATCCTCGGGGGTTGA
- a CDS encoding helix-turn-helix domain-containing protein, with protein sequence MTVIRQMTYQPVGRGGATVETMTFDRLRELNDGGTQRADFHVLAVIDAGPGAVTVDFLRHPLSARSAVWVTPGAVHRWDDIVRVAGHVVLFLPTAPVTHATREFVASPDHVACWRIPEADWPFVDTARSHLLLEACAAGADASPELPAILLSALIARLRPPPGEARSTNSVFRLFRTRVEAGFREHHDAGYYARALGYAPRTLSRAVQQVTGRTAKAYIVDRIVLEAKRLLAHDGLTAAGCAGALGFPDASNFSVFFRNATGVPPGAWQASVAVE encoded by the coding sequence GTGACCGTGATCCGGCAGATGACCTACCAGCCCGTCGGACGTGGTGGCGCCACTGTCGAGACGATGACGTTCGATCGCCTTCGTGAGCTGAACGACGGCGGCACGCAACGTGCCGACTTCCATGTCCTCGCCGTCATCGACGCCGGGCCCGGAGCCGTCACGGTGGACTTCCTCCGACACCCGCTCAGCGCGCGGTCCGCGGTGTGGGTCACTCCTGGCGCGGTGCACCGATGGGACGACATCGTCCGTGTGGCTGGCCACGTCGTACTGTTCCTCCCGACCGCGCCGGTCACCCACGCCACCCGGGAGTTCGTCGCCTCCCCGGACCACGTCGCGTGCTGGAGGATTCCCGAGGCCGACTGGCCGTTCGTCGACACCGCGCGGAGCCATCTCCTCCTCGAAGCGTGCGCAGCGGGCGCGGACGCGTCGCCGGAGCTGCCCGCGATCCTTCTCTCCGCGCTCATCGCCCGGCTGCGGCCACCGCCCGGCGAAGCACGGTCGACGAATTCGGTGTTCCGACTTTTCCGGACCCGCGTCGAAGCGGGATTCCGGGAACATCACGACGCCGGATATTACGCGCGGGCTCTGGGCTATGCGCCCCGCACCCTTTCGAGAGCCGTGCAGCAGGTCACCGGTCGTACCGCGAAGGCGTACATCGTCGATCGGATCGTCCTCGAAGCCAAACGGCTCCTCGCGCACGACGGCCTCACCGCCGCCGGCTGCGCGGGCGCACTCGGTTTCCCCGACGCGTCCAACTTCTCGGTGTTCTTCCGGAACGCGACAGGCGTACCCCCGGGCGCCTGGCAGGCTTCCGTGGCCGTCGAATGA
- a CDS encoding sensor histidine kinase translates to MRHREGDGRTTATPMTFVAAAPATAMAAATALFAGTAAVLRRAAGRLQDRPPRHVPPLPLQVNALQALCRQVLGFRMAMIVLAAPFALRGTASGLPLVLVGAAVLVTFMVSYALVRDWERFGPFLLRHPLLLGADMLVGSLLLVTASPDSTLAYVTICTPLLAGLVYGWRGAAVFAVLQALLLAGAYAVTGGVAKDHGFNVLLLPGLCVAAGAIGSSLRTFLLDLGEASQALGEARERLAAAGAVDEERARLARELHDSVAKTLQGLALAADGLAASSEAKDPETVRRGAELVARSARRAAAESRELLSDLRRVRMPGGADRVDLAAELTNRTRDFAALHGVRATFGPGLGTYPAPPLPHATARQVLGVVAEAMENAVRHGGGTRVAVSAGLSADGVLRISVYDDGRGLPPGTTLEDLRTAGHFGLVGMVERAAAIGARIRVGRGEAATGTEVRLELPLERDPGPPTGPPRPPLPGRPALPPLPPLPPLPALPAKEAEIHG, encoded by the coding sequence ATGCGACACCGAGAGGGCGACGGACGCACGACGGCGACGCCGATGACGTTCGTGGCGGCGGCGCCGGCCACCGCGATGGCGGCGGCGACGGCGCTGTTCGCCGGCACGGCGGCGGTCCTGCGCCGCGCGGCCGGCCGCCTCCAGGACCGCCCCCCGCGCCACGTACCGCCGCTCCCCCTCCAGGTCAACGCCCTCCAGGCGCTGTGCCGGCAGGTGCTCGGCTTCCGTATGGCCATGATCGTGCTCGCGGCGCCGTTCGCGCTGCGCGGCACCGCGAGCGGCCTGCCGCTCGTACTGGTCGGCGCGGCCGTACTCGTCACGTTCATGGTGTCGTACGCCCTGGTGCGGGACTGGGAGCGGTTCGGCCCCTTCCTGCTGCGCCACCCGCTGCTGCTCGGCGCCGACATGCTGGTCGGCTCCCTGCTGCTGGTCACCGCGTCCCCGGACTCCACCCTCGCCTACGTCACGATCTGCACGCCCCTGCTCGCCGGCCTGGTCTACGGATGGCGGGGCGCCGCCGTCTTCGCCGTCCTCCAGGCGCTCCTGCTGGCCGGCGCGTACGCCGTCACCGGTGGCGTGGCGAAGGACCACGGCTTCAACGTGCTGCTGCTGCCGGGACTGTGCGTCGCGGCCGGCGCGATCGGCAGTTCACTCCGGACGTTCCTGCTGGACCTCGGAGAGGCGAGCCAGGCCCTTGGCGAGGCCAGGGAACGGCTCGCTGCCGCCGGCGCCGTCGACGAGGAACGGGCCAGGCTCGCCAGGGAGTTGCACGACTCCGTCGCCAAGACCCTGCAGGGACTCGCCCTCGCGGCGGACGGCCTCGCGGCCTCGTCGGAGGCGAAGGACCCCGAGACGGTCCGGCGGGGAGCGGAGCTGGTGGCCCGCTCGGCCCGCAGGGCGGCGGCCGAGTCGAGGGAACTGCTGTCGGACCTGCGCCGCGTACGGATGCCGGGCGGGGCCGACCGCGTCGACCTCGCAGCGGAACTCACCAACCGCACACGGGACTTCGCGGCACTGCACGGCGTACGGGCGACCTTCGGACCGGGCCTCGGCACCTACCCCGCGCCCCCGCTGCCGCACGCCACGGCCCGCCAGGTACTCGGCGTCGTGGCGGAGGCGATGGAGAACGCGGTACGGCACGGCGGAGGCACCCGGGTCGCCGTGTCGGCCGGACTGAGCGCGGACGGGGTGCTGCGGATCAGCGTGTACGACGACGGGCGCGGCCTGCCGCCGGGCACCACCCTCGAAGACCTCCGCACGGCGGGGCACTTCGGCCTCGTCGGCATGGTGGAACGGGCGGCGGCGATCGGCGCGCGGATCAGGGTCGGCAGGGGAGAGGCGGCCACGGGCACGGAAGTGCGCCTGGAACTGCCCCTGGAGCGAGACCCGGGACCGCCGACGGGACCGCCGCGGCCGCCACTCCCGGGACGTCCGGCGCTCCCGCCGCTCCCGCCGCTCCCGCCGCTCCCGGCACTTCCGGCGAAGGAGGCCGAGATCCATGGCTGA
- a CDS encoding helix-turn-helix domain-containing protein yields the protein MNEEADTHDGSVDPDDDESSAVIAALGRQLKLWREHAGLKHREFAAALGYGENLVYKVEAGKRIPRPEYLDKADEVLDAGGRIAAMKKDVEQARYPKKVRDLARLEAGAVELGAYANHNMHGLLQTEEYMRALYNTRRPALDPDNLDRFVAARLARQDILRRKPLPTLTFVLEEVTLRRPLGGDEVRRRQLEHLAILATLPNVEIQVMPTEVEDHAGMGGLFQVLKFEDGSAVGHAEGQLVDRLVSDAKQIRILELRYGMIRAQALSPRESLEFIDKLLGET from the coding sequence ATGAACGAGGAAGCGGACACGCACGACGGGTCGGTCGACCCGGACGACGACGAGTCGAGCGCGGTGATCGCCGCGCTCGGGCGCCAGTTGAAGTTGTGGCGGGAGCACGCCGGGCTCAAGCACCGGGAGTTCGCCGCAGCCCTGGGTTACGGCGAGAACCTGGTCTACAAGGTCGAGGCAGGCAAGCGCATCCCGCGCCCGGAGTACCTGGACAAGGCGGACGAGGTCCTGGACGCGGGCGGCCGGATCGCCGCGATGAAGAAGGACGTCGAGCAGGCGAGGTACCCGAAGAAGGTCCGCGACCTGGCCAGACTGGAGGCGGGCGCCGTCGAGCTGGGTGCGTACGCCAACCACAACATGCATGGCCTGCTCCAGACAGAGGAGTACATGCGGGCTTTGTACAACACCCGGCGTCCGGCGCTGGACCCGGACAACCTGGACCGTTTCGTGGCCGCCCGCCTGGCCCGCCAGGACATTCTGCGACGCAAGCCGCTCCCCACACTGACGTTCGTGTTGGAGGAGGTCACGCTTCGTCGCCCACTCGGCGGGGATGAGGTCAGGCGCCGTCAGCTGGAACACCTGGCGATCCTGGCCACGTTGCCTAATGTGGAGATCCAGGTGATGCCGACGGAGGTCGAGGACCACGCCGGTATGGGCGGCCTGTTCCAGGTCCTGAAGTTCGAGGACGGTTCGGCTGTCGGCCACGCGGAGGGGCAGTTGGTGGACCGCCTCGTCTCTGACGCGAAACAGATCCGCATCCTCGAACTGCGCTATGGGATGATCCGAGCGCAGGCTCTCAGCCCACGGGAGTCCCTGGAGTTCATTGACAAGCTGCTGGGAGAGACGTGA
- a CDS encoding MarR family winged helix-turn-helix transcriptional regulator, which yields MRTYGDHAAFGRPGATASTTVPFERSTISRNLDVLTQRGYVRVAATSSTGRTTRVAVTDAGYQALADAEPAWQRAQAWISEAVDPDAVDTLDRWLAALDLDQRAR from the coding sequence ATGCGGACGTACGGAGATCACGCGGCGTTCGGCCGGCCCGGCGCGACGGCTTCGACGACCGTCCCGTTTGAACGCTCGACGATCAGCCGCAACCTCGATGTCCTGACACAACGCGGGTACGTACGCGTCGCCGCCACGTCCTCGACAGGCCGAACGACCCGCGTGGCCGTCACCGACGCCGGCTACCAAGCGCTGGCCGACGCCGAACCCGCCTGGCAACGGGCACAGGCATGGATCAGCGAAGCCGTCGACCCCGACGCCGTTGACACACTCGACCGATGGCTGGCCGCGCTCGACCTCGATCAGCGGGCACGCTGA
- a CDS encoding response regulator transcription factor — protein sequence MAEPGRTLRVVVADDNPVVRAGLTALLSGTDGMEVVADAADGREAYEATLRTRPDLVLLDVRMPRHDGLTALPYLVPLAPVLMMTYSGEPATVQEALRLGAGGYLVHGEFTADQLTTAVRDVTDGRAHLTPTASNAVLQALRATPTPYASANDVAATSSQLQPTEHPGRHVAGNESVHHFLPTPLREQSNVGHSSGLSRREVEIMELIASGMTNQQIAVACFISQKTVKNHINRIFTKLGTGSRGAAIARWHGTTRRGPDAHG from the coding sequence ATGGCTGAGCCCGGGAGGACCCTCCGGGTGGTCGTCGCCGACGACAACCCGGTCGTACGGGCAGGGCTGACGGCGCTGCTGTCGGGCACCGACGGCATGGAGGTGGTGGCGGACGCGGCGGACGGCCGCGAGGCGTACGAGGCGACACTGCGGACCCGCCCCGATCTCGTGCTGCTGGACGTCCGGATGCCCCGCCACGACGGCCTCACCGCCCTGCCGTACCTGGTCCCGCTGGCGCCGGTCCTGATGATGACGTACAGCGGCGAACCCGCCACGGTGCAGGAGGCGTTACGGCTCGGGGCGGGCGGCTACCTGGTGCACGGGGAGTTCACCGCCGATCAGCTGACGACGGCAGTCCGCGACGTCACCGACGGCCGCGCCCACCTGACGCCCACGGCCTCGAACGCGGTCCTCCAGGCCCTGCGCGCGACGCCGACACCCTACGCATCAGCGAACGATGTGGCCGCAACGTCATCGCAGCTCCAGCCAACTGAACATCCAGGCAGGCATGTTGCTGGCAACGAATCCGTGCACCATTTCCTCCCAACACCTTTGCGGGAGCAATCAAATGTGGGACATTCGTCAGGGCTGAGCCGGCGGGAGGTGGAGATCATGGAACTGATCGCATCGGGAATGACGAACCAGCAGATCGCCGTGGCCTGCTTCATCAGCCAGAAGACGGTCAAGAACCACATCAACCGCATCTTCACCAAACTCGGCACGGGCAGCCGCGGCGCGGCCATCGCCCGCTGGCACGGCACCACACGAAGGGGGCCGGACGCCCATGGATGA
- a CDS encoding class I SAM-dependent methyltransferase encodes MPDRTQHPSHRHRTFDELVSEAAAVSVDGWDFSWLDGRATEERPPWGYARLVADRMSRARAALDIETGGGEVLDSVPRLPRLTAATESWPPNVARATARLSPRGAVVVATSEGAPLPFADAAFDLVVSRHPVRARWGEIARVLAPGGTYLSQEVGPASVFELVEYFLGPQSAEVRARRGPAAARAAAEAAGLEVTDLRAAELRTEFSDIGAVVYFLRKVIWMVPGFTVERHRDRLAELHEDILRDGPFAATTTRFLIEARKRPAP; translated from the coding sequence ATGCCGGACCGCACCCAGCACCCCTCCCATCGCCACCGCACCTTCGACGAACTCGTCTCCGAGGCCGCCGCCGTCTCCGTCGACGGCTGGGACTTCTCCTGGCTCGACGGCCGTGCCACCGAGGAACGCCCGCCCTGGGGCTACGCACGCCTGGTCGCGGACCGGATGTCCCGGGCCCGGGCCGCGCTCGACATCGAGACGGGCGGCGGGGAGGTACTCGACAGCGTGCCCCGGTTGCCCCGGCTGACCGCCGCCACCGAGTCGTGGCCCCCGAACGTCGCCCGGGCGACGGCCCGGCTGAGTCCGCGCGGCGCCGTCGTCGTCGCCACGTCGGAGGGCGCGCCGCTGCCGTTCGCCGATGCCGCGTTCGACCTGGTCGTCAGCCGTCATCCCGTACGGGCCCGGTGGGGCGAGATCGCGCGGGTGCTGGCCCCCGGCGGGACGTACCTCTCGCAGGAGGTCGGTCCCGCGTCCGTCTTCGAGCTGGTGGAGTACTTCCTCGGGCCTCAGAGCGCCGAGGTGCGCGCGCGGCGCGGCCCGGCGGCGGCGCGCGCGGCGGCCGAGGCGGCGGGGCTGGAGGTGACCGATCTGCGGGCGGCGGAGCTGCGGACCGAGTTCTCCGACATCGGGGCCGTCGTCTACTTCCTGCGCAAGGTGATCTGGATGGTGCCCGGTTTCACGGTGGAGCGGCACCGGGACCGGCTCGCCGAGCTGCACGAGGACATCCTGCGGGACGGTCCTTTCGCCGCCACGACCACCCGGTTCCTGATCGAGGCCCGCAAGCGGCCGGCGCCGTGA
- a CDS encoding DUF397 domain-containing protein yields MNEPQWIKSSYSSNDGPQCVEVAASPGAVLVRDSKNTTGPRLAFAASAWADFVAHTGSA; encoded by the coding sequence ATGAACGAGCCGCAGTGGATCAAGAGCAGCTACAGCAGTAATGACGGTCCTCAGTGCGTCGAGGTGGCCGCGTCCCCCGGCGCCGTCCTGGTGCGCGACTCGAAGAACACCACCGGCCCGAGGCTGGCGTTCGCCGCCTCCGCCTGGGCCGATTTCGTGGCACACACCGGCAGCGCGTGA
- a CDS encoding type II secretion system F family protein → MDKTNLSLLTLGVTLLALLFAVIGIQAYATGRSQRRALIARMTETEGPGDTVGGGRPRFLGVDRRLRRTGLGRRLERKIAVTGLDLSPGEFAIYTVAGLLVVYFFVGSFFAPFFGVLAALAGLWGANAFLNWQRNKRTEAFINQLPELTRVLANATQAGLAMRTALSMAADELDDPAGEELRRVSDRLAVGHSFDDALNELAERLPSRELVVLVTTLVLSNRAGGQVVSSLRNLTKTLEERKETRREVITMLSQIKVTAVAVPALGLAFLLLINQVTPGALDRMTASGLGQFATVVAFALYGAGLFLIRRMSTVRV, encoded by the coding sequence ATGGACAAGACGAACCTCTCCCTGCTGACGCTCGGCGTCACCCTCCTCGCGCTGCTGTTCGCCGTCATCGGCATCCAGGCGTACGCGACCGGCCGGTCCCAGCGGCGCGCGCTCATCGCCCGGATGACGGAGACAGAGGGGCCCGGGGACACCGTCGGCGGCGGGCGGCCCCGCTTCCTCGGCGTGGACCGCAGGCTGCGCCGCACCGGACTCGGCAGGCGCCTCGAACGCAAGATCGCCGTCACCGGACTCGACCTCAGCCCCGGCGAGTTCGCCATCTACACCGTGGCGGGTCTGCTCGTCGTCTACTTCTTCGTCGGCTCGTTCTTCGCCCCGTTCTTCGGGGTGCTGGCCGCGCTCGCCGGGCTGTGGGGCGCCAACGCCTTCCTGAACTGGCAGCGCAACAAGCGCACCGAGGCGTTCATCAACCAGCTCCCCGAACTCACCCGGGTCCTCGCCAACGCCACCCAGGCCGGACTCGCGATGCGCACCGCCCTGTCCATGGCCGCCGACGAACTCGACGACCCGGCGGGCGAGGAACTGCGCCGCGTCTCCGACCGGCTCGCCGTCGGCCACTCCTTCGACGACGCCCTGAACGAACTCGCCGAACGGCTGCCGTCCCGTGAACTGGTCGTCCTCGTCACGACGCTCGTCCTGTCCAACCGGGCGGGCGGCCAGGTCGTCAGCTCGCTGCGCAACCTCACCAAGACCCTGGAGGAGCGAAAGGAGACGCGCAGGGAGGTCATCACCATGCTGTCGCAGATCAAGGTGACCGCCGTGGCCGTCCCGGCGCTCGGTCTGGCCTTCCTGCTGCTGATCAACCAGGTGACGCCCGGCGCGCTCGACCGGATGACGGCGTCGGGCCTCGGCCAGTTCGCCACGGTCGTCGCCTTCGCGCTGTACGGGGCCGGGCTGTTCCTCATCCGCCGCATGTCGACCGTACGGGTGTGA
- a CDS encoding DUF192 domain-containing protein — translation MPMPAPVPVPVPVEIAASYGTRRRGLLGRDGIDGALLLTPCGSVHTFGMRFAIDVAYLDRRMRVLGVATLRPGRMPLPRLRARHVLEAEAGTMAGWGLRTGVRVRIEADPSPPA, via the coding sequence ATGCCTATGCCTGCGCCCGTGCCCGTGCCCGTGCCCGTGGAGATCGCAGCGTCGTACGGCACGCGGCGGCGGGGCCTTCTGGGGCGGGACGGGATCGACGGGGCCCTCCTGCTGACGCCCTGCGGGAGTGTGCACACCTTCGGGATGCGCTTCGCGATCGACGTGGCGTATCTCGACCGCAGGATGCGGGTGTTGGGGGTGGCGACCTTGCGCCCGGGTCGCATGCCCCTGCCCCGGCTGCGGGCCCGTCACGTCCTTGAGGCGGAGGCCGGGACCATGGCGGGATGGGGCCTACGGACGGGGGTGCGTGTCCGGATCGAGGCCGATCCCTCGCCACCCGCGTGA
- a CDS encoding alpha/beta fold hydrolase produces MNTREQPLLPAFDHRPGAGPTLVFLHYWGGSARTWDLVVDRFAGRDVLTVDFRGWGRSSGLPGPYTLRRLADDTLAVIAAAGVTDYVLVGHSMGGKVVQLIAGTRPAGLRSVVLVGSGPAKPSAQISPEYREGLSHAYDSDESVAVARDTILTATELPESIKSQIATDSRSSADAARAEWPLRGIAQDVTRLTRMIDVPALVVAGENDHVESVDVLRDNLLPYLATADFMVIPNTGHLMPLEAPAALVDAIAAFAPAA; encoded by the coding sequence ATGAACACGAGAGAGCAGCCGCTGCTGCCCGCTTTCGACCACCGACCGGGGGCCGGACCGACTCTGGTTTTCCTGCACTACTGGGGCGGTTCGGCCCGCACCTGGGACCTGGTCGTCGACCGCTTCGCGGGCCGCGACGTACTCACTGTCGACTTCCGCGGGTGGGGCCGCTCCAGCGGCCTGCCCGGCCCGTACACCCTCCGCCGCCTCGCGGACGACACGCTCGCCGTGATCGCCGCCGCGGGTGTCACCGATTACGTCCTCGTCGGACATTCCATGGGGGGCAAGGTCGTGCAGCTGATCGCGGGGACCCGGCCCGCCGGCCTTCGCTCAGTGGTGCTCGTCGGTTCCGGCCCGGCGAAGCCCTCGGCGCAGATCTCTCCCGAGTACCGGGAAGGCCTCTCCCACGCCTATGACTCCGACGAGTCCGTCGCCGTCGCACGGGACACCATCCTCACCGCGACCGAGCTGCCAGAATCGATCAAGTCCCAGATCGCGACCGATTCGCGTTCCAGTGCGGACGCCGCCCGCGCGGAGTGGCCGCTGCGCGGTATCGCGCAGGACGTCACCCGGCTCACCCGCATGATCGACGTCCCTGCTCTCGTGGTCGCCGGAGAGAACGATCACGTCGAGTCCGTCGACGTGCTCCGCGACAACCTGCTGCCCTATCTCGCCACAGCCGACTTCATGGTGATCCCGAACACGGGTCACCTGATGCCGCTGGAAGCTCCGGCCGCCCTCGTCGACGCGATCGCCGCCTTCGCACCGGCTGCCTGA
- a CDS encoding ATP-binding protein, producing MTSEIAPERAPERAFVLQLSATRRGARLARLLAVEHVRAWGLPTCLEATAQIVAELATNAVTHGLVPGRDFRMTLSVTGHVLRIEVTDARHEHVPSVTPRGVLAAQDAGSGEGGRGLFLVEAFADRWGVTHGAEANGGASPSSQPYKTVWAEISVPGGG from the coding sequence GTGACGTCAGAAATCGCCCCGGAGCGGGCACCCGAACGCGCATTCGTCCTGCAGTTGTCCGCCACCCGTCGCGGCGCCCGGCTCGCCCGCCTGCTCGCCGTCGAACACGTACGGGCATGGGGGCTCCCCACCTGCCTGGAAGCCACCGCGCAGATCGTCGCCGAACTGGCCACGAACGCGGTCACCCACGGCCTGGTCCCCGGGCGCGACTTCCGCATGACGCTGTCCGTCACGGGACACGTACTGCGCATCGAAGTGACCGACGCGCGCCATGAACACGTACCCTCCGTCACGCCTCGCGGGGTCCTCGCGGCACAGGACGCCGGGAGCGGTGAGGGCGGGCGGGGCCTGTTCCTCGTCGAGGCGTTCGCCGACCGGTGGGGTGTGACGCACGGCGCGGAGGCGAACGGCGGTGCGTCGCCGTCCAGCCAGCCGTACAAAACGGTCTGGGCCGAGATTTCCGTGCCGGGCGGCGGCTAG
- a CDS encoding OmpA family protein, protein MPAPKRLAAKRLAPRPRAAVLTGAVLLTVVAQFAAAPAFADDTPAAPPGAAQTSPPPQIDGNASGLKLRAGAQLAPARVLDLVSVVESQGGEERRSDTPDSVTFALQAEVLFSKDSAKLSPDASSRISAICDEVEKQHATNLRVFGFTDNLGSSEHGLVLSKQRAEAVHSLLEQRLSDAGITYEIRGYGEQYPIADNSTEDGRKKNRRVEVSFPRTDSGQSDASGTGS, encoded by the coding sequence ATGCCCGCGCCCAAGCGCCTCGCGGCCAAGCGACTCGCTCCCAGACCCCGTGCCGCTGTCCTCACCGGCGCTGTCCTGCTGACCGTCGTCGCGCAGTTCGCCGCCGCGCCCGCCTTCGCCGACGACACGCCGGCTGCGCCGCCCGGCGCGGCGCAGACCTCGCCGCCGCCGCAGATCGACGGGAACGCCTCCGGCCTCAAGCTCCGCGCCGGAGCGCAGCTCGCGCCCGCGCGGGTGCTGGACCTGGTGTCGGTGGTCGAGTCGCAGGGTGGCGAGGAACGACGGTCCGACACACCCGACTCCGTGACGTTCGCCCTCCAGGCTGAGGTCCTTTTCTCCAAGGACAGTGCCAAGCTGTCGCCCGACGCGAGTTCGCGCATCTCGGCGATCTGCGACGAGGTCGAGAAGCAGCACGCGACCAACCTCCGCGTCTTCGGGTTCACCGACAACCTCGGGTCGTCCGAGCACGGTCTCGTCCTGTCGAAGCAGCGGGCCGAGGCGGTGCACAGCCTGCTGGAGCAGCGGCTCTCCGACGCGGGGATCACCTACGAGATCCGGGGGTACGGCGAGCAGTATCCGATCGCGGACAACAGCACGGAGGACGGCCGCAAGAAGAACCGTCGCGTCGAGGTCTCCTTCCCCCGCACCGACAGCGGCCAGAGCGACGCGAGCGGGACAGGGTCGTAG